The window GAAGCACAGTCCGCAGGCCGCATAGGTCACATCAATGACATCATTGCGCATCTTCTCTGGCAACCGGGCCGCCGCCCCGCCTTGCACGCGCCAATGCAGGGCATGAAGGTACGCACAGAGAGCGAAGCGGAAGATGAATGTATGCGGGACTTGGTGAACCTTGGGCTCCTTCGTGATTTCAGGATGCAACAGGAAGAATTTGTCAGCTAGGTTCAGCGTACCATTAAAAACCTTCAGGATGATCGCGTCCGTTGGCGCCTCGCCCCGGCGGAGAACGCCCAATTCTTCATCGGTGAAGGACGCCGTTGCATCCTGAATGTTATCGGCGAAGCCCTGCATGTTTCCGAGCATGTCGGCGAGCTGTGAGGCCGCCTGTTCTCCGCTTTTGAGGGTTCTTTCTTTGAATTTTTTGTCGCCCGCCGCTGCGCGCGCCCGCTTTTTGCACCATCTTCGGAATGACCGCGTCCCGCCACCGCTCGTCATTCGGTGTTTGATCGCCTTCTTCTTACCTTTTAAGGCGGAGACCTCGGTGATCGGCTTGAGAATGTGAACCTGTTTTGGAAATTCGGCGAGGAGCTCGGTTGATTTGAGGATATTCTTCGCAGCGTTGCCTTTGAGCATTTCGAGCTGGCTGTAATCCGTGATGACCGCGATGTGGTCCTTGGATGAAGCCAGCCACGCGCGAAGCGGATGGCGATCCCCAAGTCCTTTGGGGTCTTCAAGCATGTTCTTGTCGACGATCATCCGCTTCATTGGCACCCCATATGTTCATCCAGTCCCATTCGATAAATCGGCGGATCGCTAGTAACCAGCTGTCGCCGACGCGTTACCCGAACCCGCGCATGGGGGACCACGAACGCCGTTCGGCCATTGAGCTCCTTGGAAGCCTGCCAAGCAGTGCCAATCCATCCCGGAACAGCACAAACGGATAACGGGACTCTTCCTCCCCGCGCGGTCGGTCAAATCCAGGCACGAGCCCAAAAGGTTCGACCATCGGAAGATCAAGCGTTGGGGGCAACTGGGCTGCCTGCCCGCCTGCCATTCCCGACAATGACGAAAGAAAGGACTTCGCGGCCAGTTCGTCCATCGCGAACACGTTGTCGAGGCCGCTTCGAAGGCGCCGACGCCAGCGTTCATACTCGCTTTCCCGGGGTCCAAACGCTCGGAAATCGAGTTCATCAAGGAGAAGCCAGGGACGGATGAAAGGAAACAGGCTCTCGCTTGCAACGACGAACCTGCGGCCTGCAAGCTCGAACGTCAGGAACGTCGTGTCAGACTCATCGTCCGGCCGGTTGCCAGCACCGGTCAGCCAATCGATCCAAGCGACAATCTGCGAAGCACCCATCAACAAAAAGTTCGACCGGTTCGCTGCAAGAGCAAGTGAGGTCGGGACCGATCCCGCGCCCGCCGGGTTAACGATCGCTTTCGGCAGTATGGGCTTTCGCTTTTTCTTCGAGATCTCTGTCTCGGCGACGTGCAGAAACGTATCGTGCCGTATGGGGTTGGAGCCGAACGCGACGGAATAGCCATGCACCACCGTGCCATGCACGCATGAACCGCCAATGTGTGGCTTCACTTGCCGAAGATATTTTTGTTTCGCCTCTCGCCGCATGTCGGCGCTGGTTACGGCTTTCGCAAACGAACCATGGGCTTCCGCCAGCACGACGCCATGAGAAGCAACCGCACCGCCTGCATAAATGAAGTCGGCGTGGGGGTTGGCGCTACCCGTCAAGCTGGCGCCGTTATCGCGCCAGACGTAACCAAGGGCGTTCATCAAAAGATCGGTCACGCCCGCGCCAACGCGTCCCGGGAATCCGGAACGATCTGCATCGCCAAGCGCGGTGATGAACGGTGAAAGCTCGAATGAAGACCCGTCCTGCACCAGGTATTTGATTTCGATAAGCTGCGACCGCGCCCACTGGGCGAGCATCTCATCAGGTGCGTGGCGGAGCGTCAGTGTCCGCGCCATCGCCGCAGCAAGTGCGTCAGGCCTGAAGCTTATAGCCGCTGGCATGGCCGGAGCCGCGAACCCCTCTGAAACCGGGCTGGAAGGTTGCCGATGCACGGTATGCCCGGAAACGAACACGGTCTTTTCGGTGCGCCATAAGGCCGGCGCCGCCACCGTAGCGACTGTCAACGTTCCCCCAATCGATTCTTCGATGCGGCAGAAGGGTATCCTAAGTCTAGAAATCCTGCATGTAGCTCCCGACGTGAGAGCTTGGCCGTCCATAAGACGTAAAGCCCAATCGACTCAATTCGTTAGAAGGCCAGCCGGGCACTATCGTTTGCATGTCTTGATGAAGTGAGCGCGAAGCACTCTCGTCACGGATGGAAAAGAGGCACCCGCAGGAGGGGCAGCATAGCGGCCGCGGACCCGGGACCGAGTGCAGTTGCGAGACCGGTTAGTAAGGCACCCGAATGCGGGACAGTGATAGCGACGCCGGCATGAAATGACGGCGGGGCCAGCGAGCGAGTGCCTCTGGCGAGCGACACGTTATTACTCTGCGCGAGGGATCGTAGCCGGATGGCCGAGACGCCCCGCGGCTCGGTTCACGAGAGCCCGGTGCGGCCGCAGCCGCACGCGCCCAAACGGAAAAGCAACGAAGACCAAGTTTAGGGAATCTGGACCTCCTCCCGAATTTTTAGTCTGTGCGTCATAGATTCGAACCTGAAGCATTTGGAAACGCTTCCTCAGCTCTTCTACACCTGTCCTGACGCCGTCTCGGGTCACAAATTTGGCCTTCAGTCGGCTATCCACTCCAAGCGCGTAACCTAAAGCGGGCAGTTCGCGGCCGCGTATTGGCCTCCAAATCTTGAGCTCCGGCCGTTGCGAATCCCAACCGGGCGTAGCTGACGGGGAAAGAAATAACGTGGACAGTTCAAGGCGATATCGACAGTGTTGGTAAGGTCAAAAAAGGCCCTTGCCTCTTGCCGCGATTGGCCCCCCTATAACTCCCGTAGGGCCGGCACACTCTTTTTTAAACAGAGAGGTGTGTCCAATGTCTTCCGAAAATCTTTCCGTCATCGGCTCGTTTTATCTGAAATCCCCGCTTGTTGAAGTCAGCGCGAATGGCACGTACGCTATTAGCGTCGTTGCTATAGTGTTGGTCTCGGGGCTGCTATTGAGACACTTGGCCAGGCGTCGCCGATGACACAACTCGATGTGGATAAGTGCTTGGCAGAATGCCAACTGCGTCAAGGCGTAAGCGATCGAGTTCCTAACCGAGTTGTTGGCATAGCAGAGGATTATTCAACAACCGTTGCGGGCACTCCATGGACGAACCCATTAAATCATTCGACCTTTCACCCGAACAGCAAAACACCACGTCGCTGATGCAGCGCTTGCTCGGCAATCGCATCGCGGACCGTTATGTTGATTTTTGTCGCTTGGCGGCCGGAGCCTTTCCGCTCCGTGTGTCGCTTCCTGTTGCCGCCCACGCCTTGCGCGAACTGGAATCTATCCTGCGGCAAACGCTTGAGGTTCCGATGGACGTGGCGGTGACGCCGTCACCGCAACAGATCGAACGGATTGAAACGGTCAAGGCACAATTGCAGTCCTTGGAGTTCAACGACGATCAGATTCGCGGGGCCATCGAAAAGATCAGCCCACGGCTCAGCCATAAGGAACAAATTGAAGCGATCGCCACCCGCCTCGGCCTCGCGGCGGATAGTGACATTGCACGGTCCTGGAAATCAATTTCACAAATCCATAGTCAAGCCCATGGTGGGCGCGCGCTTCATCAGTCATTTGTCGTCGATGATGTGTTCCGGGCCGATTGGCAAGCGCCCTTCGATAGCGTCGTCCGGGGCCTTATGATCGCCCTTCAGGGAAAATACGCGGCGTTCATGCGGCGGATCGATCAGCTCGCCGCAATGCCAAATCGCAGCGCGGCGGTTACAAGTTTCTCAAAAGAGATCCCAGGGGCCTTGCCGCTGCTCTGGCACTTCTTCAACAAGCTGGAAACGCCGGATTGGCTGCCACATCTCACACAGCGAAACCTGCTTGCCGCTCCACTATCGGAAGCCGACGAGTCCGGCACCGACGGCTCATTTCTGCGCCATTGGCCGGCGGGCCGCTATTTGCTGCGTATGGCTAAATCCCCCGACGCGAAGGCCCGCGCGCTGGTTGCCGATGCCCTCCGCAGCGCAGCCGCATCGACGCATCCTGATGTTCTGCAAATGGGGATGGAAATACTGGCTGCGCTTCCTGCGAACGAGGCGGCCGCCCTGGTGAATCTCGCTGAGGCGTGGCTGACACCCGCTGCCCGTTTCATCATGGCACAAGGCCCACACGATCTCATCAAGAACCTCGCGCAAGGTAACGAGGGCGACGCCGCACTCCGCGCGACGCACGCCATGTTCAAGGTCTTTCCGGAGGACGGAAGGCTCGCCACGCTCTTCAGCCGGCACATGTATGAGCACCACCTGCCCGAGGCCGTCGCGGCAATCGCCCCACTCTGCAAAGTCGACGCCGTCGGCCTGCTCGCCGACCTGCTCGACCAGGCGGAGCGGATCAGCGGCAAGGTGACGGATGATCCGCACCACGATTACACCTATCACCTGTCCGGGGACGTCTCTGAGCACGGGACTAAGCATGATGTGATTGACGCTCTTGTTGCCGGGATTGTCCGGTCCGCGAGGCTTGCCATTGAGGCTGACCCCACCTGCACAGGCGAGATTGTCACGCGTATCCGCAGCCATTCGCCGAAGATATTTACCCGGATAACCCTGCACGTCTTGTCCCTCAATCCTAGTGGCGCACCCGACCTGGCTCAGACATGGCTAACTGATCCTGACCTCATCGAGGAGACATGGTGCCGGGCCGAATATGGAGAGCTTGCGCGGGCGTGGTATCCATCGTTGCCCGCGCAGGTTCAGCAGGACATTCTCGCCTACATTGATTCCGTTCCCGACAAATACCGTGACCGCTTCAACGCGCGCTTCCAGGAACACGAGAAGAGGCCTCCAACACCTGAGGAGCAGCTTGACCGCGACCAATCGGTGATCCGCGGCCTGCTATGGGGTTGGCGAGAGGCCTTGGCCGCCGACCGTCAGGAGGTCCTCGAAAAGCTCGGCGATCCCGACGTATGGCGCGAGCGCCTCTATGAGCCGGCCCAGAGTCCTCTTACAGCCCCCGATTTTGCGACGCGCCCCATCGAGGAGATCGTGACTTTCCTCAAAGCGTGGCGGCCCTCGTCCGGCGAGCAGCGCCAAACGGCAACGGCGCTCGCGCAGGAACTCCGCACCGCAGCCGTGGAAAATACGGCCCTGTATTCGGCCGGCGCGGCGCAGTTCACGCCACTTCCAACCATCTATATCCGCCGTCTCCTGGAAGGCCTCGTGATGGCCTCCAACAATAAGAACGATCTCGATTGGGGTGGCGCGCTCGCGCTGATGAAAGCGGTGGCCGATCCCACCCTTCAGTCGCCACCGAGCGGCATGGAGGGAGACGACCCTGATTGGTCATGGACACGGAAAGCTGCGATTGAGTTGCTCGCCTCCGGCCTGCGCCGAGGCGCTGATGGCATCCCAATTGCACATGCTAAGTTGGTGCAGGAGCTGATCCTCACATTGTATGGCGCGGCACCACGCCAACCAGACACGGATAATTTCGAAGAAAGCTATCGCAGCTTCCCCCATTATGGGGCGCAATCGACCTCTCGTGGCGGCGCGGTCGAGCTTTGCATTCTCCTGATTTACTGGCTCAGCAAGGATACCGAGAGCGAGGTCGGCCAATCGCCACGTGAAGCGCTCAACAAGCTTGTCGCCATCCGGCGGGTGTTTGAAACCGAACTCACGGATCGGTCGTCGGTCGGGCGGATTCCTCGAGCGATCCTTGGCCGATATGTGAACTGGTTTGCTTACTTTGCGCAATCATGGCTCGCCCAGCAGATGCCGAACCTGTTTCCAGCCGACGACCTGTCGCTCCGCGACGCTGCGTGGCTTTCTCATCTCAGTGCAGATAGCGGGCCCAATGTTGATCTCGCGCCGACCATGCGTGACTGCTACGTGACCGAGATTGGCAGACTCCGTGACAAAACTACCGCTAGCAATCAAGAGCATGTTGATAATCGCCTCGCCGAGTATCTGGTGATTCTGTACGAGCACGCGGCGCTTCCCGATGAGGTGTTCCAGCTTTTCTGGGACACCTCGCCCGTCGGTACACGCCAGCACGCGATATGGTTCCTCGGAATCCAGTTTGAGCTACCGGCCACGCGCATTACCGAGGGCGCGCGGGCGCGAGCCTATTCTTATTGGGACCGCCGGCTTGCCGCCGCAAAGGCGTCGACGGCGCCGGACGACTTCCGTGACGAAGTCGGTGCGATCGGACAGCTCTTTTTCCGCAAGGGCATTCCCGACGAATGGCTCATGGACCAGGTGCTTTCCATGTCGGAGGCTGGTTTTGCACCGAATGAACCCTATAGCGTTATGGATCGCCTAGCCAAGTTCTCGCCGAACTTTCCGGATCGCGCCGCCGAAGTGCTGAAGGTACTGGTGAAGAACCCCCGGTTCGATCGTTGGGTCTACATGACCCAAGCCGCCGGGATGCGCACGATTTTTGTCAATGGTCTTGCGAGCGGATTGCCGGCAACGAGGGCGGCGGTCATCGAGGCCATCAACTACCTCGCGGCGATGGGGGATACAGGATATCTCGACCTTCTTCCGAACCCGCAAGCGACGGAGCCGAAGCCATGACCCCGGTCAAACTCGTCGCGATTGCCCTTGCGTGCCTCGGCCTGATCGCGGCCATTGTTGCGGCGGTGTATTGGTGGGGGGCCAGCCGGGTCGACATTGCCCGAACCGCGGCTTCTATCTCGGACGTTCCCGAGCAATACATTCTCAGCACTCAAGTCGCGTTCAATCAATCATCGCGCTTAAACAGCCGGGCCGCGATTTGGACCGGGGCTGCGGCCGTTCTTAGCGCAATAGCGTCCGTGCTGGGAGTGTTACCGTAACCAAGCGCATTATTTGCAGCGGTGGGGTGGGCTGATTGCGGTGCTGATGCCGGCACGCTACGGTTGCTTCCCGCCTTTCGCGGAACATTAGCAACAGACATGGTCAAGCAGCCGCACAAGAACAGAAAACAGAAGGCCCCAGAAATGCCAGGGGCCGACTACGGCGTCGATCGCCCGACCGCAATTATGACGGCTCCTGATTTTAACGACAACTTGCGCGCGGCCAACATTATGGCTTGCGCTTATGGGGAGATGTGGAACGCAGAGGTCGATTCGGTCCTCCCGGTACTGACACTTGTCGGCATGAAGCCCGATTTTCTGACCAAGGCATTCTTGCAATTTAAAGCTTGGATGGATGCAACGGGTCCTGATGCCTTAAAGGTCGAAATTCTGTATTCGGGAGCGGGTTATTACATTGGCTTCGGACCCGATTATCATCACGCGCTTTGGCGCACTGTTGGCGTCGATCAGCTATCCAACCCCATGTACTGGGGGATAACTTACATAAAGACGATCGACACCCGTAACCCTCTCCTCGAGCGTTTGGCGCGTCATTCGAAGCATCCCGTCGCGCCTGTAATCTTGAGTGCGGCACGCTACAAAGGCCCCGATCAAAAATCTCCTGTTGGCCCGCGCCCGCAGGACCTGGAGCACATCGCGGATTGTCCTGACCTCCTGCTTCTCAATCTGCCGATTTACAAGACGCCGGGCGAGGTGCCCCAGTTCTCAGGCTTAATAAGCGTGGCTCACCCTAGCAAGGAAAGCCTATCGCACTCGCGCGATGAGTTTGATCAACAGATGAAAAGCGCGTCGTCCGTTCTGCTCGCGCGGGAGCGACGTCTTTCGGCCTTGATGCCGATCACCATGCACATGCTGCGTAGTTTTGCGCCACTCCAAGCTAAAATCGACGCGCTTGCAAAAGACGGAATTTCGCGCTGGCAGATTGAGCAAGCAATTGTCAATCAACGCCTCTGGTCGCTGACGCCCCAACCGCAGCGCGCTCGGTTTCAGAACGCGAAGGATCGATACAAGGCGCTCGAGAATTTCATGGAATTGGACGATCCCAATTGGGAGAGCATCGCTGACGATCATGAGGCCATCATTAAGCAGGTCTTACGCGATGCGCGGGCTCTCCTCAAGCGTCTTGGGATCAATGCGCCCTCAACGCTAGCCGAATGCCAAGCCGAGTTGATGAAACTCGGCCATCTTACGGATGCCGGAGCCGCGACATGACTGCGTGGCCCTATCCGCGAGTCACCGTCTTTGTGAGCTCCACGCTCGGTGAATGCGCACCAGAACGTTCGGCCGCACGCAAAGCGATTGAGGCCATTAAGTGCGATCCCGTCTTCTTTGAGACAATAGGTGCGCGACCCCACCCGGCCCGCATCACGTATCTTGAAGGACTTTCGCGCTCTCAGATTTGCGTGATCATTTGGAAGGAAAGCTACGGCTACGTCGACCCTGCCGTTGGGATATCAGGAATTGAAGACGAGTTCCGTGTTGCGCGCGAGCGCGACATGGACATTTTGCTTTATATCAAAGAGGACGCTCCCAATCGCGATACGCGTCTAACGTCGCTGATCAACGAAGCACGCACGTTTCTCAAAACACAGAACTATCAAACGGAGGCAGATCTCCAAGATCAGGTTAGTTCGGATATTACCTCTGTTGTCAGCGCGGCCTATCTTGATCGCATTACGCCGCGCGCAGAGCGGTTGATCGACCCCTCAGCTGTCCTTACGGGAACAATGCCAGCCGGCACAACTGCACTCAATCGCCCGCAGCTGGAACAGCAGATCGACACGTCGGTCGCGCAAAAGTCGATTACGTGGCTTACTGGAGAGCCTGGTGCGGGCAAGACGGTGCTGCTTGCACAATGGTCCATTCGACATCGTGCGGCCTATGTTAACGCACGAGACCTCTCGTTACGGCACCTGCTCCAAGCCATCGTAACCGCCTTATCGGGAACGCCCCTCGCTGAAGACGCCATCACGCTCGAAGACGCTATCCAAGCACTCCGAGCGGCGTGGCAGAAGAACGCTAGATGGCCTCTTGCCATCGATGATCCATCCGACATTCCGGAGCTATTGCGTGTGATCGCCGACCTTGGCCCTGCGGATGAAAGCGCACGGCTAATAATCGGAACGCGAACCGTGGCGGATGCGTCCAACGACGGCATCGTTAACGTTCCCGGATTAACGAGTACAGAAGCCGCCGCAATCATCCGGCAGCTTCCCGGCGCCATCCGCGACACCGTCACATCCAGAACCTCCACCATGACCGGCGTGTTGCCTCTCGCGATCCGCCGAGAAGCCGCCGCACAACAATCGCCCCAATACTTAGTCTTTGATGAAACAGGCGAAGTTGATTCAAACCCGACCACACGGGAGTTGCTTGCCTTTATTATCGCAAGTCCGGAACCCCTTACGCTAGACGACTTAATTGAGCTCTCATCGGCTGGCGACAGCCCCGTCACCCTGGATAGCCACCTTACAAGCATTTCATTTCTTCTGATCGACGACGGTCTCGGGTATCGGCCGGTCCACGACGAGATTTCGCGCGAGCTTCGCCTCGCACTGTCGCGACGACCAGCCTTGGAACGCTTTGTTTCGCAACGTCTCGCTCAGTTCTTTGCTAAGGCACGGCGCTATCTAGCTGCATTCAACTTGTATCGATCCTTTGACCAGCCGAAGGCCCTACGGGCGGCCTATAGAGCCGCGATGCAAGCAACCCAGGAAGGCCGCTTCGCTCTTGGCATCCCACCTTTGCAGTTCATAGCCGATAACAAGCGAGTAAGCGGCGAACGCCTGGACCTCGTCATCGCATTGATATCGTT is drawn from Nitrobacteraceae bacterium AZCC 2146 and contains these coding sequences:
- a CDS encoding hypothetical protein (product_source=Hypo-rule applied; superfamily=48371); this encodes MDEPIKSFDLSPEQQNTTSLMQRLLGNRIADRYVDFCRLAAGAFPLRVSLPVAAHALRELESILRQTLEVPMDVAVTPSPQQIERIETVKAQLQSLEFNDDQIRGAIEKISPRLSHKEQIEAIATRLGLAADSDIARSWKSISQIHSQAHGGRALHQSFVVDDVFRADWQAPFDSVVRGLMIALQGKYAAFMRRIDQLAAMPNRSAAVTSFSKEIPGALPLLWHFFNKLETPDWLPHLTQRNLLAAPLSEADESGTDGSFLRHWPAGRYLLRMAKSPDAKARALVADALRSAAASTHPDVLQMGMEILAALPANEAAALVNLAEAWLTPAARFIMAQGPHDLIKNLAQGNEGDAALRATHAMFKVFPEDGRLATLFSRHMYEHHLPEAVAAIAPLCKVDAVGLLADLLDQAERISGKVTDDPHHDYTYHLSGDVSEHGTKHDVIDALVAGIVRSARLAIEADPTCTGEIVTRIRSHSPKIFTRITLHVLSLNPSGAPDLAQTWLTDPDLIEETWCRAEYGELARAWYPSLPAQVQQDILAYIDSVPDKYRDRFNARFQEHEKRPPTPEEQLDRDQSVIRGLLWGWREALAADRQEVLEKLGDPDVWRERLYEPAQSPLTAPDFATRPIEEIVTFLKAWRPSSGEQRQTATALAQELRTAAVENTALYSAGAAQFTPLPTIYIRRLLEGLVMASNNKNDLDWGGALALMKAVADPTLQSPPSGMEGDDPDWSWTRKAAIELLASGLRRGADGIPIAHAKLVQELILTLYGAAPRQPDTDNFEESYRSFPHYGAQSTSRGGAVELCILLIYWLSKDTESEVGQSPREALNKLVAIRRVFETELTDRSSVGRIPRAILGRYVNWFAYFAQSWLAQQMPNLFPADDLSLRDAAWLSHLSADSGPNVDLAPTMRDCYVTEIGRLRDKTTASNQEHVDNRLAEYLVILYEHAALPDEVFQLFWDTSPVGTRQHAIWFLGIQFELPATRITEGARARAYSYWDRRLAAAKASTAPDDFRDEVGAIGQLFFRKGIPDEWLMDQVLSMSEAGFAPNEPYSVMDRLAKFSPNFPDRAAEVLKVLVKNPRFDRWVYMTQAAGMRTIFVNGLASGLPATRAAVIEAINYLAAMGDTGYLDLLPNPQATEPKP
- a CDS encoding hypothetical protein (product_source=Hypo-rule applied), translated to MTVATVAAPALWRTEKTVFVSGHTVHRQPSSPVSEGFAAPAMPAAISFRPDALAAAMARTLTLRHAPDEMLAQWARSQLIEIKYLVQDGSSFELSPFITALGDADRSGFPGRVGAGVTDLLMNALGYVWRDNGASLTGSANPHADFIYAGGAVASHGVVLAEAHGSFAKAVTSADMRREAKQKYLRQVKPHIGGSCVHGTVVHGYSVAFGSNPIRHDTFLHVAETEISKKKRKPILPKAIVNPAGAGSVPTSLALAANRSNFLLMGASQIVAWIDWLTGAGNRPDDESDTTFLTFELAGRRFVVASESLFPFIRPWLLLDELDFRAFGPRESEYERWRRRLRSGLDNVFAMDELAAKSFLSSLSGMAGGQAAQLPPTLDLPMVEPFGLVPGFDRPRGEEESRYPFVLFRDGLALLGRLPRSSMAERRSWSPMRGFG
- a CDS encoding hypothetical protein (product_source=Hypo-rule applied), which gives rise to MKRMIVDKNMLEDPKGLGDRHPLRAWLASSKDHIAVITDYSQLEMLKGNAAKNILKSTELLAEFPKQVHILKPITEVSALKGKKKAIKHRMTSGGGTRSFRRWCKKRARAAAGDKKFKERTLKSGEQAASQLADMLGNMQGFADNIQDATASFTDEELGVLRRGEAPTDAIILKVFNGTLNLADKFFLLHPEITKEPKVHQVPHTFIFRFALCAYLHALHWRVQGGAAARLPEKMRNDVIDVTYAACGLCFDGVFSDDELVKELYGKGRAMLDLFVKHAPKAPHGKKAKASLDLAVQANVTLKPACVSAPNVDPYRRRTLTPVPCQNPE
- a CDS encoding hypothetical protein (product_source=Hypo-rule applied; transmembrane_helix_parts=Outside_1_19,TMhelix_20_42,Inside_43_50), with the protein product MSSENLSVIGSFYLKSPLVEVSANGTYAISVVAIVLVSGLLLRHLARRRR
- a CDS encoding hypothetical protein (product_source=Hypo-rule applied; transmembrane_helix_parts=Inside_1_6,TMhelix_7_29,Outside_30_66,TMhelix_67_86,Inside_87_87), with the protein product MTPVKLVAIALACLGLIAAIVAAVYWWGASRVDIARTAASISDVPEQYILSTQVAFNQSSRLNSRAAIWTGAAAVLSAIASVLGVLP
- a CDS encoding hypothetical protein (product_source=Hypo-rule applied), which encodes MVKQPHKNRKQKAPEMPGADYGVDRPTAIMTAPDFNDNLRAANIMACAYGEMWNAEVDSVLPVLTLVGMKPDFLTKAFLQFKAWMDATGPDALKVEILYSGAGYYIGFGPDYHHALWRTVGVDQLSNPMYWGITYIKTIDTRNPLLERLARHSKHPVAPVILSAARYKGPDQKSPVGPRPQDLEHIADCPDLLLLNLPIYKTPGEVPQFSGLISVAHPSKESLSHSRDEFDQQMKSASSVLLARERRLSALMPITMHMLRSFAPLQAKIDALAKDGISRWQIEQAIVNQRLWSLTPQPQRARFQNAKDRYKALENFMELDDPNWESIADDHEAIIKQVLRDARALLKRLGINAPSTLAECQAELMKLGHLTDAGAAT